The Vreelandella piezotolerans genomic interval CAAAGCGCGTAGGGCTACCCAACGCTAGTGCGCTGCAGTGGCGTAAATCGTTCAGGTCGGCGTAGACTGCCCCTTCAGCGGGAATCTCTGGGTCGACGGCTTCACAGGTGGGGGAAACCGAAGGTACCGTGCGCAGTCGCGCTTCTATACCGGGAATGCTCTCGACGCCCGCTGCTAGTTGGCGGGCCATGTCTGCCGTAGCTCCTGAACGGGAGTAATACAGAATCAAGACAAAGGGCTTGGCTTCACTCATGACGTATCCTAATTGGTGGGCAGAGCGACCAGGCGTTGAGCGGTCACTGGCAACGCCTCATATGGTAACAGAGCTATCCCATAGGCAGGAGCGCTATCCATCAGGCTGACTTCCGGAAGCCGAACATAAACCCATGCTGTGGTGCCATCGGCCAGTGTCTGCTCTATGCGCTCATAGCGAATGCCGAGCCGTTCATAACGATCGAGGCGCTCGAGCGCGCGTGGTGACACGGTCAACAATAGACCATCGACATGGCTATGATCACTCGGCGAGAGATCCAATCCATGACGCTCGAACCCTTCCAGGCGTGCCGGCTCTGGCGAGCCTGAGTCTCCCATGACAATCCAACGAACCGGCCAATAACGTAGCGTGCCGTAAACGAATACTTGGTGGGTGCGCTGTTCGATCGTGGGCAGCTCATCAGGCCGTTCATAGAACCATGGGCTGAGCATGGTCAGCCAGAGCCAAGCGGTCACGCCTACCGCGCCAGCCAGCAACCCGACGCTTAATCGCTTTCCCCAGCTCATATCTCTTTCCTTGGTGATAGGTAGATGTATAGGGTGCAGAACGGCCTGTGATAAGACAAGTCTTAAGCAGTGTCGGTGATTTTGCTAAGATACATTACGCTGTCTAGGCCTAGACCCTATCGGAGGAGCCTGTTATGAGCCAGTCACTTCGTGATGAAATGGACTTCCGCGCGTTAGTGGGTGATGTGAAGCCACTGCCAAAGCGCAATCGTGCAGATACAGGTCCCCAACGTCAGCGGCCATCGGAAGCACAGTTGGCCAGACGCGAAAGCGCCGAAGAGCGTTTGGATGAGCGTAACTTTCTCTCGGACGATTTCGTCGATTTACTGCCACCTTTCGATCCTATCGAGTTTCGCCGTGAAGGTATTCAACAAGGGGTGGTCGACAAATTGAAGCATGGCGGATACAGCGTGCAAGCACAGCTTCATCTGC includes:
- a CDS encoding gamma-glutamylcyclotransferase family protein, yielding MSWGKRLSVGLLAGAVGVTAWLWLTMLSPWFYERPDELPTIEQRTHQVFVYGTLRYWPVRWIVMGDSGSPEPARLEGFERHGLDLSPSDHSHVDGLLLTVSPRALERLDRYERLGIRYERIEQTLADGTTAWVYVRLPEVSLMDSAPAYGIALLPYEALPVTAQRLVALPTN
- the smrA gene encoding DNA endonuclease SmrA; the protein is MSQSLRDEMDFRALVGDVKPLPKRNRADTGPQRQRPSEAQLARRESAEERLDERNFLSDDFVDLLPPFDPIEFRREGIQQGVVDKLKHGGYSVQAQLHLLRRPLAECRRMLFPFIQEAYAHDLRSVMVVHGRGREVDSPANVLRSYIAKWLAQFDEVQAYVSAQPSEGGLGATWIMLRKSDRAKANNRERQQKRRG